Proteins encoded in a region of the Diospyros lotus cultivar Yz01 chromosome 9, ASM1463336v1, whole genome shotgun sequence genome:
- the LOC127810635 gene encoding transcription factor MYB61-like: MGRHSCCYKQKLRKGLWSPEEDEKLIKHITKYGHGCWSSVPKLAGLQRCGKSCRLRWINYLRPDLKRGTFSQQEENLIIELHAVLGNRWSQIAAQLPGRTDNEIKNLWNSSLKKKLRQRGIDPSSHKPLSEVENEEKTKISITNRNSEIGIAEAENSDKGMAARQKPNPAVAVDLTENNCSNMTATPSTHEFFMDKFVSSHESSTTRCKPSEFPGYFSFQQLNCGPEIRLSVNQNTGLFHNPNSGSSEMISEFFPSMSSPILSSTTPPVKPSISLPHNNPSMGSFDMNWNGGGTFSNNGSSSNGSSNSIELQSNNSFFEPNAFSWGLTDSVKSEKEAEIQALEGNPEDIKWSEYLQASYLLGTAIQNQNAQAIYSEAKPGTQFSTEGSITNWLQNQQHQSAQTADIYNKHFQRLAANYGQF; the protein is encoded by the exons ATGGGGAGGCACTCTTGCTGCTACAAGCAGAAACTAAGGAAAGGCCTGTGGTCTCCTGAGGAAGATGAGAAGCTTATAAAGCATATAACCAAGTATGGCCATGGCTGCTGGAGCTCTGTGCCTAAACTAGCAG GGTTGCAAAGGTGTGGCAAGAGTTGCAGGCTAAGGTGGATAAACTACTTGAGGCCTGATTTGAAAAGAGGGACATTTTCACAGCAAGAAGAGAACCTGATAATTGAGCTTCATGCAGTTCTAGGCAACAG GTGGTCTCAGATTGCAGCTCAATTGCCAGGGCGGACCGATAACGAAATAAAGAATCTGTGGAATTCTTCCCTTAAGAAGAAGCTGAGGCAGAGAGGCATTGACCCCAGCAGTCACAAGCCACTTTCAGAGGTTGAGAATGAAGAGAAGACCAAGATATCCATAACCAACAGGAATAGCGAAATTGGCATTGCTGAGGCCGAGAATTCAGACAAGGGAATGGCTGCCAGGCAAAAGCCAAATCCCGCAGTGGCTGTGGACCTTACTGAAAACAACTGCAGCAACATGACTGCCACCCCTTCAACAcatgaattcttcatggacaaGTTCGTTTCTTCCCATGAGAGCTCCACCACCAGATGCAAGCCTTCTGAATTCCCAGGTTACTTCTCTTTCCAGCAGCTGAATTGTGGTCCTGAAATCAGGCTCTCTGTGAATCAAAATACCGGTCTCTTCCACAACCCAAACTCAGGCTCTTCTGAGATGATCTCTGAGTTTTTCCCTTCCATGTCGAGCCCAATTCTCAGTTCCACAACACCACCAGTCAAGCCTTCGATTAGCCTCCCCCACAATAACCCTTCAATGGGCTCCTTTGATATGAATTGGAATGGTGGCGGCACCTTCAGTAACAATGGCAGTAGCAGCAATGGAAGCAGCAACAGTATTGAATTGCAAAGCAACAATTCCTTCTTTGAGCCAAACGCCTTTTCTTGGGGACTCACAGACTCTGTAAAATCGGAGAAAGAAGCTGAAATTCAAGCACTAGAAGGCAACCCAGAAGACATCAAATGGTCCGAGTACCTCCAGGCCTCCTATTTACTCGGAACAGCAATCCAAAACCAAAATGCTCAAGCTATATATAGTGAGGCTAAACCAGGAACACAGTTCAGTACAGAGGGTTCTATTACCAATTGGCTTCAGAACCAGCAGCACCAATCTGCACAGACTGCCGACATTTATAACAAGCATTTCCAGCGACTAGCCGCCAATTACGGCCAATTTTAG